In one Pseudomonas sp. Bout1 genomic region, the following are encoded:
- a CDS encoding lysozyme inhibitor LprI family protein, which produces MSRTRDIIQEISEIRQRRRFGSSMTELPIRLSAMAQAFEARKDVDPEFIKYFPVALIACIEGYFRMVIQELIDAGEPFLSNAEATGQKIDFSILRAIHGKTITVGEMVAHSVSISSFEHINKWLGILLGKDFVVALRTVHDRWAVEILNEPLAPVLQDPNRVFAGVKRTFELRHIICHEIASAYEINSQEIESCFEHCIAFLKASDELIAETLFPGAPLTQTDMNIAAGESLQYQTQIMETAIAKLRSDFEISDEQNHLFEESQRAWEAYSDIWGNFTAGGSRAEGGTIWPLIYAKAREETVKKRIEEIAEYEPLGR; this is translated from the coding sequence ATGAGCCGCACTCGAGATATTATCCAAGAAATCTCAGAAATTCGTCAGCGCCGTCGCTTCGGGTCCTCCATGACAGAGTTACCCATCCGACTTTCGGCTATGGCGCAAGCATTTGAAGCACGAAAGGACGTAGATCCTGAGTTTATTAAGTATTTCCCTGTCGCTTTAATAGCGTGCATCGAAGGTTACTTTCGAATGGTGATCCAGGAGCTTATAGACGCTGGAGAACCATTTTTGAGTAATGCTGAGGCGACAGGACAAAAGATTGATTTTTCAATCTTAAGAGCAATCCATGGCAAGACAATCACTGTTGGTGAGATGGTTGCTCACAGTGTTTCAATCAGTAGCTTCGAACATATAAACAAGTGGCTTGGAATTCTTTTAGGGAAAGATTTTGTCGTGGCTTTGCGCACAGTCCACGATCGTTGGGCTGTAGAAATACTAAATGAACCTTTAGCACCTGTATTGCAAGATCCAAATAGAGTTTTTGCAGGAGTAAAACGTACATTCGAACTGCGGCACATTATTTGTCATGAGATTGCTTCAGCGTATGAAATCAACTCACAGGAAATCGAGTCGTGCTTTGAACACTGCATCGCGTTTTTAAAGGCTTCGGATGAGTTGATAGCTGAAACGCTTTTCCCAGGCGCACCTTTGACGCAAACAGATATGAACATTGCTGCGGGTGAATCTCTTCAGTATCAAACGCAGATTATGGAGACTGCCATTGCCAAGCTTAGGAGCGATTTTGAAATCTCAGATGAGCAAAATCACCTTTTTGAAGAATCGCAACGAGCTTGGGAAGCATACTCTGACATCTGGGGAAATTTTACTGCTGGAGGTAGCCGCGCTGAAGGTGGAACTATTTGGCCGCTGATTTATGCAAAGGCCCGTGAAGAAACGGTCAAAAAGCGTATTGAAGAGATTGCAGAGTAC